The DNA region GCTGACAAACAATCCAAGTGACCAAGATCCCATTCGTTATTTTACTCCCAAACGATTGGACAGTGACCAACTCTTAAACTCTCTCATTCGAATTTCCGATTCCCAAAAAATCAGTAATATCCGCGAAAGGAATTTATCTTGGATCACAGGCCTGATGGATAAAAAACCTTATGATTTGGCAGGTACAGGATCTATTCGATTCCCTCAAGACAACTTAAAAGAATTTTCAAACGCCGTCGAAGTGGAAAGGCCTGCACCCTATCACACGATGTTGTCAGTGTTTGGATCTGGCCCCCGTGTGGATATTTCAGATGATGTGGAAGAACTCACCATTGAACAAATGTTAACACTAATGAATGGTCGTGTGGTGGGAAAACTGGTATGGGATTTTGGAAACAAAGATTCCCTTGTGAAAGCTGAATTTGATCAAATAAAATCAATGAATGCAGTCATCACGAACCTTTACTTCCGACTTTTAGGTCGCGAACCAAATTTGAAAGAAAAAGAAAAAATAAAAACACTTCTTTCAAAACCAGATACTACTTTTGACAAAGATTTACTCCAAGACATTCTCTGGGCTCTCATCAATAGCCAAGAGTTCCAACATATCAACTAAGGAATCATAATGGATCGCAAAGAATTTTTAAAAAAATCAATTCTCAGTTTGGGACTGAGTCCCTTTTTGTTTTCTGCCAATTCTTCCGGTAGTTTGCTTGCCGATGAAGAAGAGGAGTCCATTGTTCTTCCTTCCAAGGTAAAGTCAGTCATCTTTATTGAAATGATGGGAGGGATGAGCCATGTAGACACTCTTGATCCCAAACCAAACAGTGCTTTTGGAAAAGTTAGTTCCAGTATTTCTGGACTTTCCGTTTTAGAACCTTTTTCCCTTACCGCCAAACAACTGCATACGATTGGAATCATTCGATCAACCTGGAGTGAAGAAGGGGATCACGGTTTTGCACAGATGTTACTGAGTACAGGATACCGAATGACAGAGGCTATGGGATTTCCTGACATCCCCCATTTCGGGGCCGTGATTGCTTATGCAAAAAAATCAAAAGTCAAACCTTCGTATTTCCCAAGTTATGTGTCGATTGGCGGTCGTGGTGGGAAAAATGGAAACGCTGGATTCCTCGGAATCGATTATTCTGGTTATCATATAGGAAATGTAGATGAACCCATTCAACACTTAAATCCATCTTATGGAAAATTTGCCGATGATCGAATCCTTCGAAGAAAGGATTTGGTTTCCTTTATGAACGAAGAATTTGCAAAAACCTATCCGACAAGAGAATCCAAACATTGGAAGAATATGCTTGTAGCAGCGGAAGAATTTCGAAATTCCAAAAACATAGATAGTTTTCGGATCAGTTTGGAAGATGAAAAAACAAAAGCACGTTACGGAACCACTTGGCAAGGCAAGGCCATGTTACTTGCCAAACGACTCGCAGCCCAGGAAGTTCCATTCATTCATATTTCGTTTGGAGGATGGGACACACATACCGGAAACAAAGCACAAATTACAAAAATTATGAAAGAAACCGATATGGGAATTGCGGCTTTGTTAGAGGATCTAAACCATACTGGCCTCATCAAACAAACATTATTTGTTCTTACTAGTGAATTTGGCAGAACCCCTGATGTGGGATCAAGGGATGGTCGTGACCACCATCCCAAAGTTTGGTCAACTTTACTTGGTGGAGGCCCATTTGATAAAGGCTATGTTTTGGGAGAAACCGATGAAACTGGATCCAAACCAATAAAACCAAATGAAGCACTTCATGTTCGAGATCTTGTCGCTACCATTTACAAAGCGGCAGGAGTCGATCCCGATGCCACACTGACCAATTCCTTTGGTCGTCCCTTTTTGTTAACCACCAAAAAAGCCAAAGTGTATGAAGGACTGTTTTAGTTTTTTTCGGCCTTATCGATACAAACGAAGGCAGTGGTCAGGATGGAATCGAGAGAAGTAGATCTGTCTCCAGGGTTAAGATAGGTTTCTGTAAATAGGGAACCTGTCCCATAACTTTGGCAATTGGCGATGGCTGATTCACTTGTATCATTTGGTTTAACATAAACTACAGTAGTTACCTTGGTTGTATCGCCATTTGGTTGGTATCTACAAACTCCCACCAAGTTTTGCACCGAACATTTGACTGTAGATTTTGTATATCCGAGTGGGCATGTGATCTCTTCTTTTATAATTGCATACTGTTCGATACAGGATGGTGAATAGTTGGAAGTTCCAGAACAAGAACCTAAAAATTGGAATGTTCCGCTGAATCCTGGTTTTCCAGCATTGAGACTTGCCAAATACATAGTCTCCAAACACTTGTTTTGTGTTTCTTTAATTTTATCTTCTCTTTGGGCTTTACATTGTCCCAAAAAAGAAATTAACAAAAATATTGTGATATATGTTCTTATCAATTGGTTCATTTTAATAGAATACCTGTATTTGGGTTCGAACCACATGATCCCCTTCCGCAGCCGTTGGAGTTCCTGTATAATAAAAGTAATCCGTTTGCCATTTTAAATTGTGTTCTGCGAAATAATAAGAGAGCGCTCCTCCCACTTCCCTAGAATACTTCAAACTAGGATCGGTTTCTCCCAATGGACGAAATTCACCAAAACGAAAACTAAGTTCATAATTAGTCGTAAACAAATATCCCAATTGGACAAAGTGGCCCTGTCCACTTCTAGAATATTCTCTGGAGAGTGCGGAGCTTACTGTTCTTTCCACATAAGCAGTGTTTGCTCTTCGCCATAACCATTCGTATTGGAAGGAAAAACCCATCCATTTGAAATAGATATCTCCAGCCGCATGGCTATAATTGAATTTTGCAAATGTAAATTCTGTTCCATGTGTACTGAGAGAACGGTCTGAGTTTTTATTATAAGCTCCAGACACTCCAATCGACAATTTGGGTTCTTTGTATCTGGCAAAGTCACCTTCCGACAACCAATCATTATCAGAACCGGATTTGGACATCCCACCAAAGGGAGAAAAAATAAATCTAGCAACAGTCAGAACACCGGGAGTTTGTCTTTCGACTCGGTTTCTCCCTTGCCCACCAAAAACACCTAGATAATAAGCAAACATTCGTTTGCTGCCAAATAGATCTTCCGAAAAAAGATAAGTTCCTACATCACGATCTAAATTAAATTCAGCGGTAACAGAAGACCTATCAACCGTTTGTAAGGCACTGGAGGAATTCCAACGTTGTCTACTAAAAGGAACTTTCATTTGGCCAAAAGCAACTTTTATATCCCGATACTGGTTGTACACAATGTTCGCATCTCTTAAAGTGTTCCGCCTTTGGCTTTCCATATCTCGTTCAGCAAATCCCATTTGTAAATTCACAAGCCAAGTATCGTTGAATAAACCTGCTTTGAGTTGTAGTCTTGTGCGACGGACAAGAAAGTTGGTTGTGTCCTGAGAAGGATCCAGTTGGAAACTTTGGTTTCCTTGGACTTGGGATCTGAATCTCAGTTGGATATTGTGTTTACCATCATTGGATGTTGCTTTGATTCCTTTGCCGAGTCCCGTTTCCCAATTGGATTTGTTTTCTTGCGCGCTCACGACTTGTGTGGGTGGCGCTGGAGCCGTTACCACTGGCGTTTGAGTGGTGGCTGGTGGGTTTGCCTGGTTGGTATTTGTTTCTATTTTAGGTTCTAGTTTTTCTTCCGCAACCAATGCAAGAGGAAGGGAGTAGATACACCAAAATAGGAATACCAATCGGAATGGATTAGGAATCTTATGTAACATAACTGAGATTTTTGTAATAAATGTCACAGTTGAAAAAATAGAGGAATTGGCAAAAGGAAATCGAGATTACTTTTTCAGAATATTTACCTTTCCAGGCTCATTTTTCCTTTTCTTACCAAAGAAACTTAAAATACTGATCTCTGATCTATGAAAAAAGCACTCATTACCGGAATCACAGGCCAAGACGGTTCCTATTTAGCAGAACTTCTGCTTCAAAAAGGTTACGAAGTCCACGGAATCGTTCGCAGAACAAGCCTTTTCAATCGCAATCGCATTGAACACCTGCACGGAAACCAAAATCTCCAC from Leptospira noumeaensis includes:
- a CDS encoding porin, whose protein sequence is MLHKIPNPFRLVFLFWCIYSLPLALVAEEKLEPKIETNTNQANPPATTQTPVVTAPAPPTQVVSAQENKSNWETGLGKGIKATSNDGKHNIQLRFRSQVQGNQSFQLDPSQDTTNFLVRRTRLQLKAGLFNDTWLVNLQMGFAERDMESQRRNTLRDANIVYNQYRDIKVAFGQMKVPFSRQRWNSSSALQTVDRSSVTAEFNLDRDVGTYLFSEDLFGSKRMFAYYLGVFGGQGRNRVERQTPGVLTVARFIFSPFGGMSKSGSDNDWLSEGDFARYKEPKLSIGVSGAYNKNSDRSLSTHGTEFTFAKFNYSHAAGDIYFKWMGFSFQYEWLWRRANTAYVERTVSSALSREYSRSGQGHFVQLGYLFTTNYELSFRFGEFRPLGETDPSLKYSREVGGALSYYFAEHNLKWQTDYFYYTGTPTAAEGDHVVRTQIQVFY
- a CDS encoding DUF1501 domain-containing protein, translating into MDRKEFLKKSILSLGLSPFLFSANSSGSLLADEEEESIVLPSKVKSVIFIEMMGGMSHVDTLDPKPNSAFGKVSSSISGLSVLEPFSLTAKQLHTIGIIRSTWSEEGDHGFAQMLLSTGYRMTEAMGFPDIPHFGAVIAYAKKSKVKPSYFPSYVSIGGRGGKNGNAGFLGIDYSGYHIGNVDEPIQHLNPSYGKFADDRILRRKDLVSFMNEEFAKTYPTRESKHWKNMLVAAEEFRNSKNIDSFRISLEDEKTKARYGTTWQGKAMLLAKRLAAQEVPFIHISFGGWDTHTGNKAQITKIMKETDMGIAALLEDLNHTGLIKQTLFVLTSEFGRTPDVGSRDGRDHHPKVWSTLLGGGPFDKGYVLGETDETGSKPIKPNEALHVRDLVATIYKAAGVDPDATLTNSFGRPFLLTTKKAKVYEGLF